The following are encoded in a window of Arctopsyche grandis isolate Sample6627 chromosome 4, ASM5162203v2, whole genome shotgun sequence genomic DNA:
- the LOC143910496 gene encoding cysteine sulfinic acid decarboxylase-like, translated as MNNSSDDRYVSLPDSNKHRDFLNAAFKLILDEAVFKGTDRSEPVTRWQCPDDLVKLFNLEPSLKPCDDDELLEIIKKTIQFSVKTGHPRFVNQLFSSLDVYGFIGQLITDSLNSSVYTYEVAPVFTLMEKTVLKTMRSLVGWESGDGIFCPGGSIANGIGINIARFNYDNNIKFSGSNGMPRFVIFASNDAHYSLRKMAALLGLGENNVVLVPTDETGSMNTHRLKNSIEKVINEGSVPIAVVATSGTTVLGAFDPLQEIADICKRYKIWLHVDAAWGGCLLFSKKHRQKLNGLSRADSVTINPHKLLAVPQQCSMLLTQHRNILTDCHAAHASYLFQTDKFYGTDLDCGDAHIQCGRRPDVFKFWLMWKAKGTCGFESHVDTIMETSQYFLNCVKNTPNMKLVCEPQFVNVCFWYLPTSLKCDNIQGVNNIEFKEKLHKIAPKIKERMIRKGSIMLSYQPLGDKPNFFRFVTQNSGLKKVDVDYILNEIDLLGRDL; from the exons ATGAATAACTCAAGTGACGATCGATATGTTAGCTTaccggattcaaataaacaCAGAGACTTTTTAAATGCAGCTTTCAAACTCATCTTGGATGAGGCTGTATTTAAAGGTACTGATAGATCTGAACCTGTGACCAGATGGCAATGTCCCGATGATCTCGTTAAATTGTTCAACTTGGAACCAAGCTTGAAACCCTGTGACGATGATGAATTATtggaaatcattaaaaaaacaatccAATTCAGCGTCAAAACAGGACATCCACGTTTCGTCAACCAACTGTTTTCAAG TTTGGATGTATATGGTTTTATCGGTCAACTAATAACAGATTCTTTGAACAGTTCCGTTTATACTTACGAAGTTGCTCCTGTTTTTACGCTTATGGAAAAGACTGTTCTCAAAACAATGAGATCGCTTGTTGGTTGGGAATCAGGAGATGGTATATTCTGTCCTGGCGGCTCCATCGCCAACGGTATTGGAATTAACATTGCCAGATTTAACTATGACAATAATATTAAG TTTTCTGGATCGAACGGCATGCCACGTTTTGTTATATTTGCATCCAACGATGCCCATTATTCGTTGCGAAAAATGGCAGCTCTTCTCGGGCTAGGAGAAAACAACGTTGTACTCGTTCCAACTGATGAAACTGGCAGCATGAATACTCATCGTTtgaaaaattcaatcgaaaaagTTATAAACGAAg GCTCCGTTCCAATCGCCGTTGTCGCTACTTCAGGTACAACCGTTCTGGGAGCATTCGATCCCTTGCAGGAAATTGCCGACATTTGCAAACGTTACAAAATTTGGCTCCACGTGGACGCTGCATGGGGCGGCTGCTTATTATTCTCGAAAAAACATCGCCAAAAATTGAACGGGCTGTCCAG AGCTGATTCCGTCACCATCAACCCTCACAAGCTGTTAGCTGTGCCGCAGCAGTGCTCCATGCTGTTAACTCAACACCGTAACATTCTCACAGACTGCCACGCTGCTCACGCTTCGTATCTCTTTCAAACAGATAAATTTTACGGAACTGATTTGGATTGCGGAGACGCTCACATACAGTGCGGAAGGAGGCCTGATGTTTTTAAATTCTGGCTGATGTGGAAGGCTAAA GGCACGTGCGGTTTTGAATCTCACGTAGACACTATAATGGAAACCTCGCAGTATTTTCTGAATTGTGTAAAAAATACACCAAATATGAAGCTTGTGTGTGAACCACAATTTGTGAACGTGTGCTTTTGGTACTTACCAACATCTTTAAAGTGCGACAACATTCAAGGTGTAAATAATATCGAATTCAAAGAAAAGTTGCacaag ATTGCACCCAAAATCAAAGAGAGAATGATACGAAAAGGCAGCATAATGTTGAGCTACCAGCCTCTTGGAGATAAACCAAACTTTTTTCGTTTCGTCACACAAAATTCCGGTTTGAAGAAAGTCGACGTAGATTATATATTGAACGAAATCGATTTACTCGGTCGCGATTTATAA
- the LOC143911101 gene encoding uncharacterized protein LOC143911101, which yields MEESNGKFITIANKRMPLVKEINLIPLNCNISSRANVNKKSIEEIVKNFRFTLNSVSHGKLKRESLEAFGSLNSLCNEILYNNCELLNQLNTANDCKSKEIAKETSSNLVNTNGDVKVLSIDKSISFLYAACHENNFQKLKICIDYMEKNFITINQESINNYTPLHIAIQAKADTNIIKYLLDKGACPLKVDYDNNNSMHHCVNQESTDCLISVIDYMRTNPIEVLRTFNYREGRDDPFNSNRMLPYEAFKTIYKIISTATDSEGNTPIMLCIQKEKLNFLMIILKHLRHSKFNIEKEVVNYKNPGNGNNAILILSNCIKGPHLSHIEKSMIILLIKSQADPYMNNYAGHNAIQVLKIKPYEIFEFFYKHFYGCK from the exons ATGGAAGAAAGTAATGGAAAATTTATCACAATCGCCAATAAACGGATGCCCTTAGTTAAAGAGATTAATTTGATTCCATTAAATTGTAATATCAGTTCAAGAGCAAATGTAAACAAGAAAAGTATTGAGGAAATAGTGAAAAATTTTCGATTCACACTCAATAGTGTTTCACATGGAAAATTGAAACGGGAGTCTTTGGAAGCCTTCGGATCTTTAAATTCATTATGTAAcgaaattttgtataataattgtgagttattaaatcaattaaatacagCGAACGATTGTAAAAGTAAAGAAATTGCTAAAGAAACTTCATCCAATTTAGTGAATACAAATGGTGACGTCAAAGTCTTAAGCATAGACAAAAGCATTTC gtTTTTGTATGCCGCGTgtcatgaaaataattttcaaaaattgaaaatttgtatcgattacatggaaaaaaatttcattacaatCAATCAAGAAAGTATAAACAATTAT acccCTTTACACATCGCAATACAAGCCAAAGCAGACACAAATATCATAAAGTATCTTTTAGATAAAGGAGCGTGTCCTTTGAAAGTGGACTACGACAATAACAATTCCATGCATCACTGTGTTAATCAAGAAAGCACCGACTGTCTCATTTCGGTAATTGACTACATGCGGACCAATCCAATTGAAGTTTTGAGGACATTCAATTACAGGGAAGGCAGAGATGACCCTTTTAATAGTAATCGCATGCTCCCCTACGAAGCATTCaaaactatatataaaataatttctacgGCCACCGATAGCGAAG GTAATACGCCGATAATGTTGTGCATTCAGAAGGAAAAGTTGAACTTTTTAATGATTATATTGAAGCATTTGCGACATTCGAAATTCAACATTGAAAAAGAGGTTGTCAACTATAAAAACcctggaaatggcaataatgctatattaattttatctaaTTGTATCAAAG GTCCCCATCTTTCGCATATTGAAAAATCGATGATTATTCTCTTGATTAAGTCTCAAGCGGATCCCTACATGAATAACTATGCAGGCCATAATGCGATACAAGTTTTGAAAATCAAACCTTACgagatttttgaatttttttataaacatttttatggttgcaaataa